The Gammaproteobacteria bacterium genomic sequence TCCGTATTGTCAATGCGCAAACCTTCACCCAGAAATCGCCCCGTTAAAAGCCGCAAGACGCGTCCCTCCAAGCGCATCTCAGATGCACTTGTGAGCCAGGAGACCATCTTGCACCATCTGAATGAACGCGGTCGCCCGTGTTCATTGCAGAGCATTGCCCGGGCATTTGCGGTCCGCGATAAGCAACTGTTGGCTAAATTAACCCAAACGCTTCAAACCATGGCCGAAGATGGCCAGCTGATCCAAAGCCGGCGGGGTGAATATGGCCTCGCCACAAAGATGGATCTGGTGCGCGGGCGGGTCATCGGGCATGCGGATGGTTATGGTTTTCTCGTTCCCGATGATGGCAGCGCCGATCTGTTTCTCTCCGCTAAGGAGATGCGCAGCCTGCTTCACGGCGACCAAGCGGTCATCCACCTCATTGGCCTCGATCATCGCGGACGGCGACTTGGGGCGCTCGTGGAGGTGCTCAATCGGGCTAACCATCAGGTCGTCGGACGTTACTTTCAGGAAAGCGGCATAGGGTTTGTGGTGCCCGACAACAAACGCATCCATCAGGACATCCTGATCCCGGAGCACGCGGCGGGTGGTGCCCGTAGCGGCCAGTTTGTGTTGGCTGAGATCATTGAACAGCCTGACCGGCACCGCCAGCCTATCGGGCGTGTGGTGGAGGTCATCGGGGATCACATGGCGCCTGGTATGGCGGTAGATGTTGCTATTCGCGCGCACGGCCTTCCTTGTGATTGGCCCGACGCCGTCACACGAGAAGGCAAGGATCTAGGCGAGCCAATCCTGGATCAGATCCTGCGGCAGCGGGAGGACATTCGTGATTTGTCGCTGGTAACCATTGACGGCGAGGACGCCCGTGATTTCGATGATGCCGTCTATTGTGAGCGCACAAGTCGCGGCTGGCGTTTGCTCGTGGCGATTGCGGATGTGTCTCATTACGTCCTCCCTGGAACGGCATTGGACGAAGAGGCGAGAGGCCGCGGTAACTCGGTGTATTTCCCCGATCGGGTTATACCTATGTTGCCCGAAGTGTTGTCTAACGGGCTCTGCTCGTTGAACCCCATGCAAGATCGGCTCTGTATGGTGTGTGAGCTAACGATTGACGCTAAAGGCCGGACTGAGCGCTTCCGGTTTTTCGAAGGAATCATGCGATCAGCTGCGAGGCTCACATATACCGAGGTTGCCGGAATGCTCATCAACGGTGATCCGCGCCTGGTTAAGAAATACCGGACACTGATTTCGCCCCTGGAAGATCTCTATGCCCTTTATTCCTTGCTGCTTAAGCGCAGGCAGGCGCGCGGTGCCATCGATTTCGAAACGACTGAGACACGCATCGTAATCGGTGAAGACGGTCGGATTGAGATGATTGCGCCGCTCGTGCGCAACGATGCTCACCGAATGATCGAAGAGTTTATGCTCGCGGCCAACGTAGCGGCTGCAGAATTTCTGAAAAAGCACAGACTACCGACACTCTACCGAGTGCACGATGCACCAGGTGCTGAAAAGTTAAACGACTTGCATGCCTTTCTCGCTGAGTTTGAACTGCGTCTCGGCGGCGGCAAAAAGCCGAAGGCCAAGGACTACGCCGACTTGATCGGGCGCGTGCGCGGGCGTCCCGACGCGCACCTGATTGAGACAGTGCTCCTGCAGAGCCTCGAGATGGCCGTCTACAGCCCAGAGAATATCGGCCACTTCGGCCTCGGCTTCGACGCCTATGCGCATTTCGCTTCGCCGATTCGCCGCTATCCCGACCTCCTGGTGCATCGTGCAATACGCCACCGTCTCAGAGGGCGCGCCCGGGAAGAATTCGCCTATGATTGGGACAGGATGCGCTTTCTTGGGGAACGTTGCTCGATGACAGAACGGCGTGCGGACGAGGCGACCCGTGACGCCGAGCAACGGCTAAAATGCGAGTACATGCTCGATAAGGTTGGGGAGGTCTTTGACGGGTTGGTCACGGCGGTGACGTCTTTTGGACTATTTGTTGAACTCGATAAGATCTACGTGGAGGGCCTAGTTCATGTCACGGCATTGCGGAGCGATTACTATCACTTCGATCCCGTCGCTCATATCCTGCGGGGAGAACGGACGGGGAAGTCCTACCGTTTAAGGGACAGGGTTACGGTGAGGGTAGTGCGTGCCGACTTAGATGAACGAAAGATCGACTTTGAGATCGTCGAACGCGGTGACAGCACGGTTAGCGTGCAAAAGAAAAAGCACCGTGTTAGCCGGCGTCGTCGAATGCAAAGGTAAATCGATTGATGCCTCGTCGTGATGAGTACATTTATGGCGTACATGCGGTTGGGCATGCACTCAGGAAGTCGCCTGAGAACGCATTGGAGTTGTGGGTCCAAGAAGGTGATCGTGTCTCAGAAGTCCGTGAGCTTGTGCGTTTTGCAGAGATCCACACCCTGCCCGTGCACCGCGTGCGGCGCAAAACACTCGATCGCTTGGCCGATCAGGCAAGACATCAGGGCGTTGTGCTTCGATGCAGGCGCGCGCGGGCGCTAGGCGATGCCGAATTGGTTACCCTGCTCGATCGCCTGTCCGAGCAGCCCTTGTTGCTGGTGCTCGATGGCGTGCAAGATCCACAAAATTTGGGGGCCTGTCTTAGGGTCGCGGATGCCGCAGGTGTGGATGGGGTGGTGATCCGTCGAGATCGCGCTGCGGGTCTTACCGCCACTGTACGCAAGGTCGCAAGCGGCGCGGCCGATAGCGTACCACTGCTGCAGGTGTCAAACCTTGCCCGGGCAATCCGGCAGATGCAAGATGCGGGCTTATGGCTTGTCGGTGCTGAGCCTGATGCTAAGGAAAGCCTTTATCAAGTGGACCTCACCGTGCCTCTCGTGTTGGTTTTAGGTGCTGAGGATAAGGGCCTCCGACGCCTCACCCGTGAATGCTGTGACCATCTTGTCCACCTGCCCATGTTGGGCAGTGTTGAGAGCCTGAATGTTGCTGTGGCAAGCGGTGTTTGCCTGTTTGAAGCGTTGCGGCAACGCCGTAATGAGGGCACAAAATTGCAACCGCAGGGGCCATAAACTAGAATAGCCGCCACTTTATCGAGCGATAACCAATCTGTTTCTTCTTGCCTTACCGCCTGAGCGGAAGGCTGTATAAACCGAAAGGAGCATATGATGCGACACTACGAGGTCGTGTTCTTGGTCCATCCGGACCAGAGTGAGCAGGTACCCGCCATGATTGAGCGGTACCGCAGCATGATTGAATCCAAAGGGGGGCACATCCACCGTCTCGAGGACTGGGGCCGGCGCCAATTAGCCTATCTCATAAACAAAGTTCACAAGGCACATTACGTGCTCATGAACATCGAGTGTAACGATGAGGTGCTCACGGAGCTTAGTAGCGCGTTTCGTTTTAATGATGCAGTGATCCGCAACATAATAATGCGACGTAGTGAACCGGTAACAGAACCCTCGCCACTTGCCAAATTAAAAGAAGAGACGGAGGAAGAATCTGCTGAGCGAGCTGATGAGACAGCGACCGAAGGCTTGGATGATGAAAAGGGTGAGCCACTTGCTAAATTAAAAGAAGAGACGGAGGAAGAATCTGCTGAGCGAGCTGACGAGACAGTGACCGAAGGCTTGGATGATGAAGAGAGTGAGCCGCGTGCTGACCAAGATGGTACGCTAGGAGACGAACATGGTGCGGAAACAGAGGATTAAAGGCGGTTTGTCGTTGGCTTTACGATCAGTATAACAACGCGAGGATAGAGGGTATGTCACGTTATTTTCGACGCAGGCGTTATTGCAGATTTACCGTAGAGGGCGTTAAGGAGATTGATTATAAAGATCTCAACACGCTAAAGAATTACATTAATGAGACGGGCAAGATCGTGCCGAGCCGTATCTCTGGGACCAAAGCGAGGTATCAGCGCCAATTGGCCAAGGCAATTAAGCGAGCGCGGTATCTAGCCTTATTGCCCTATTGTGATTCACACTGACACGGTGTTTGATACACCGCTAAGTTAATCATAGTGCACACAATTGCCGCCTACATTATGCGTGGCCGTACGCAGGCGGTGAGCGTTACGACTTTGTGTGCAATATTATCGTTTTTACTACCTCCTTTTACCTATCTAAGTGGCGCCCCCGTTGGGCTTGTGACGTTAGCGCGCGGCCCGATGTATGGCATGCAGATTGTGGCTGCAAGTCTGGTGCTCATGGGAGTGTTGGCATGGGCTGCCCTTGATTCGCCGATACTCGCGTTGGTCTTTGCATTTGGAGTTTGGGGACCGGTATGGTTGTGTGGGCTGGTCTTACGCATTGCACGTTCGCAGACTGCCTTGCTATTGGTAATTGGCAGTTTGGCCGCTTTATTTGTCGTCGGTATGTACATTGTTACCGGTGATCCAACAGTTTGGTGGCGCGCTTGGTTGCAGACTGTGATCCAAAGCGCTGGGGGTACCGGCGCCGGTTTCCTGGACGATGAACTTATTGAGTATGCTTTGCCTTATATGAACGCGACGGTCGCCGCCGGAATGACGCTCAGCTTGATGGCGACCGTTCTCCTTGCACGTTGGTGGCAGGCCATCTTGTATAACCCCGGTGGCTTTAAAGTCGAGTTTTACTCACTGCGGCTGCCGCGATTCATGACATTGGTGGCGGGCCTTCTGCTTGTTCTCGCGATCGTCGTTGAGGGTCTAGCGCAGATGTTGGTGCGCGATCTGCTGTTTGTGGCGGTAATGATGTACCTCTTTCAAGGATTGGCCGTCATTCACCAGTATGTTGCCAAGCGAAACCTATCCGTGGGCTGGTTGGTGGCTTTGTATGGACTTATGTTGCTTGTGCCGCCCCAGACCGTAATGCTAGTAGCATGTGTCGGCGTAGCCGATACGTGGTTGAAATTTGGCGGCAGCGGCGGACCCGGTACGGGGACTGAAACGGAGGATAGATAGGCCAAGTCCGT encodes the following:
- the rpsR gene encoding 30S ribosomal protein S18 — encoded protein: MSRYFRRRRYCRFTVEGVKEIDYKDLNTLKNYINETGKIVPSRISGTKARYQRQLAKAIKRARYLALLPYCDSH
- the rlmB gene encoding 23S rRNA (guanosine(2251)-2'-O)-methyltransferase RlmB; translation: MPRRDEYIYGVHAVGHALRKSPENALELWVQEGDRVSEVRELVRFAEIHTLPVHRVRRKTLDRLADQARHQGVVLRCRRARALGDAELVTLLDRLSEQPLLLVLDGVQDPQNLGACLRVADAAGVDGVVIRRDRAAGLTATVRKVASGAADSVPLLQVSNLARAIRQMQDAGLWLVGAEPDAKESLYQVDLTVPLVLVLGAEDKGLRRLTRECCDHLVHLPMLGSVESLNVAVASGVCLFEALRQRRNEGTKLQPQGP
- the rnr gene encoding ribonuclease R yields the protein MRKPSPRNRPVKSRKTRPSKRISDALVSQETILHHLNERGRPCSLQSIARAFAVRDKQLLAKLTQTLQTMAEDGQLIQSRRGEYGLATKMDLVRGRVIGHADGYGFLVPDDGSADLFLSAKEMRSLLHGDQAVIHLIGLDHRGRRLGALVEVLNRANHQVVGRYFQESGIGFVVPDNKRIHQDILIPEHAAGGARSGQFVLAEIIEQPDRHRQPIGRVVEVIGDHMAPGMAVDVAIRAHGLPCDWPDAVTREGKDLGEPILDQILRQREDIRDLSLVTIDGEDARDFDDAVYCERTSRGWRLLVAIADVSHYVLPGTALDEEARGRGNSVYFPDRVIPMLPEVLSNGLCSLNPMQDRLCMVCELTIDAKGRTERFRFFEGIMRSAARLTYTEVAGMLINGDPRLVKKYRTLISPLEDLYALYSLLLKRRQARGAIDFETTETRIVIGEDGRIEMIAPLVRNDAHRMIEEFMLAANVAAAEFLKKHRLPTLYRVHDAPGAEKLNDLHAFLAEFELRLGGGKKPKAKDYADLIGRVRGRPDAHLIETVLLQSLEMAVYSPENIGHFGLGFDAYAHFASPIRRYPDLLVHRAIRHRLRGRAREEFAYDWDRMRFLGERCSMTERRADEATRDAEQRLKCEYMLDKVGEVFDGLVTAVTSFGLFVELDKIYVEGLVHVTALRSDYYHFDPVAHILRGERTGKSYRLRDRVTVRVVRADLDERKIDFEIVERGDSTVSVQKKKHRVSRRRRMQR
- a CDS encoding DUF2232 domain-containing protein: MHTIAAYIMRGRTQAVSVTTLCAILSFLLPPFTYLSGAPVGLVTLARGPMYGMQIVAASLVLMGVLAWAALDSPILALVFAFGVWGPVWLCGLVLRIARSQTALLLVIGSLAALFVVGMYIVTGDPTVWWRAWLQTVIQSAGGTGAGFLDDELIEYALPYMNATVAAGMTLSLMATVLLARWWQAILYNPGGFKVEFYSLRLPRFMTLVAGLLLVLAIVVEGLAQMLVRDLLFVAVMMYLFQGLAVIHQYVAKRNLSVGWLVALYGLMLLVPPQTVMLVACVGVADTWLKFGGSGGPGTGTETEDR